One part of the Gossypium raimondii isolate GPD5lz chromosome 1, ASM2569854v1, whole genome shotgun sequence genome encodes these proteins:
- the LOC105786344 gene encoding iron-sulfur assembly protein IscA-like 2, mitochondrial encodes MSRSLIRRFCPILIARIKQNHKILKSSLYSSSSSSALHEVSSESSPSLDAIHMTDNCVKRIEELQASKELSEEKMLRLSVETGGCSGFQYVFDLDDKTNQDDRVFERGGVKLIVDNISYDFVKGATVDYIEELIRSAFLVTTNPSAVGGCSCKSSFMVKQ; translated from the exons ATGTCGAGATCATTGATTCGACGATTTTGTCCAATTTTAATAGCTCGAATCaaacaaaaccataaaattCTAAAGTCTTCTttatattcttcttcttcttcttcagctCTTCATGAGGTTTCTTCTGAATCTTCTCCTTCTCTCGATGCTATTCACATGACTGATAATTGCGTTAAG AGAATCGAAGAACTGCAAGCAAGTAAAGAATTATCCGAGGAAAAGATGCTCCGGTTGAGCGTGGAAACAGGCGGATGTTCTGGGTTCCAATACGTTTTCGATCTGGATGACAAAACCAACCAAGATGACAG GGTCTTTGAAAGGGGTGGAGTAAAATTGATAGTTGATAACATATCCTATGATTTTGTAAAAGGAGCAACAGTCGATTACATTGAGGAGTTAATTCGTTCGGCATTCCTC GTAACAACAAACCCAAGTGCAGTTGGAGGGTGCAGTTGTAAAAGTTCATTCATGGTCAAACAGTAG